AGCCGGCCGGCCGCAACACTGCGCCAGCGCTCACACTTGCCGCGCTGCGCGCGCAGGCAGCCCACCCCGGCGCTGATCCAACGCTGCTGGTGATGCCAGCCGACCACGTGATCGCCGATATCGGCGCCTTTCAGCGGGTGGTGGCGACCGCGTTGCGAGTGACGCAGAACACCGCTGCCGGCGACGCGATCGTCACCTTCGGCATCGTCCCCACCGAGCCTGCCACGGGTTATGGCTACCTCAAGGTCGGCGGCACCAGTGCTTTCGATCCGGCCGCCTTCGTGCTCGATTCCTTCGTTGAGAAGCCGCCGCTGGAGAAGGCGCGCGACTATGTGGCGAGTGGGCAGTATTTGTGGAACAGCGGCCTTTTCGTGGTGCGTGCCAGCGTCTGGCTGCGCGCGCTGGCGGCGCTGGAGCCAGCGATGCTGGCGGCCTGTGAGGCTTCGCTGGCTGGCGCCAGCGCGGTTGGTGACGACCTGCTGCCCGACGCCAAAGTGTTCGCGACCTGCCCGTCCAATTCGATTGACTACGCGGTCATGGAAAAGCTCGCCGCCTCGCCAGCCCTCAACATTCGCGGCGTGGTGGTGCCGCTTGATGCAGGCTGGAGCGACATCGGCGCCTGGGACAGCGCATGGGCCATTGCACCGAAGGATGATCGCGGCAATGCGGCAATTGGCGAAGCCATTTTTGAGCAATCGAACAACACCTACGTGCGGACCACCGGCCCCAACGCGCCCGTGGTGGCCTGCGTCGGCATTGATGACGCCGTGATCGTGCATACGCCGGACGCGATTCTGGTGGCGAGCAAGGATTACGCGCAGGACGTCAAGAAGATCGCCACCACGCTGTCCGAACGCAGCGACAGCCGCGCACAACTGCATCGCCGCGTTGAGCGGCCCTGGGGCTGGTACGACTCGCTGGGCTCGGCGCCGCCCGAGGGCTCAGCGCTTGCCTATCAGGTCAAACACCTCGGCGTCTATCCGGGACAGGCGATCTCGCTGCAACTGCACCACAAACGTGCCGAGCACTGGGTCATCATCAAGGGCACGGCGACCATCACACTGGGTGAGCGCGTGCAGGCCTACAAGGCCGGCGAGCATGTGCACATCCCGGTCGGCACCGTGCATCGCATCGCCAACGAAACTGACGACCCCGTTGAGTTCATCGAGGTGCAAATGGGCAGCTACCTCGGCGAGGACGACATCGTCCGCCTGGAAGACCGTTACCAGCGCACGTAGCGCCCGCCCGCAACGGTGGCGACTGTTGATTGAGAAATCTGCCGTCGCCGCAATCTGCCTTGTCAATTCAAAGCCCAATTTCAGAACCTCATGACCTCCTCTCCGCACATCTTTGAAGTCACCGTAGAAAACTTCGAGGCCGACGTCATCGCGGCGTCCGACCAGACACCCATCGTGCTCGATTTCTGGGCGCCGTGGTGCGGCCCGTGCAAGACGTTGACGCCGATTCTGGAAAAGCTGGCGGCGGAATACGGCGGCCGTTTTCGCCTCGCCAAGGTCAATTCCGACGAACAGCAGGAAATTGCCGGCATGTTCGGCATCCGCTCGATCCCGACGGTTATCGCGCTCAAGGGGCAAAAGCCCGTGAGCGCGTTCCAGGGCGCACAGCCGGAAAGCGCCGTACGGCAGTTCCTCGACAAGATCGTGCCGTCGGAGAGCGACGAACGCCTGGGCAAAGCCGTCGCCAAGCTCGACGCCGGCGACATCAACGGCGCTGTGGATGAACTGAAGGTCGCGCTGGCCATCAATCCGCAGCTCGACGCGGCCCGCGTGATGCTGGCCGACGTCGCCATGCGCGACAACCGCATCGACGAAGCCAAGGCTTATCTCGAAGCCTGCTCGCCGATGACCCGCATGGAGGAAGACTTCCAGCGCGTTGCCACCAAAATCCTCGCCGCCGAGGAAGCCGGCAATTCACCGGAGGCCGCCGCGCTCAAGGCACGCATCGACAAGGATGCGAACGACCACGACGCCCGCTACCACCTTGCCGCCGTCTACGCCGCGCAGAACCAGTACGAGCCGGCCTTCCAGACCTTGCTCGAATCGGTGCAACTGGATCGCGCCTGGAACGAACAGGCCGCGAAAAAGCGCATGGTCGAGTATTTCTCGCTGGCCAATGAACAGCCAGAGCTGGTCCGACGCTACCGGCAGGCGCTCGCGGCGACGCTCAACTAGCAGCACCTTTTTGTGCGAATGGCGTCGGCAAAGGGCTTGACGC
This is a stretch of genomic DNA from Casimicrobium huifangae. It encodes these proteins:
- a CDS encoding mannose-1-phosphate guanylyltransferase/mannose-6-phosphate isomerase — its product is MMITPVILCGGSGTRLWPLSRSHMPKQLLAVHDEATMLQATAQRLADFDAAASSAPIVVCNDSHRFVTRRQLMEIGESHAQLIAEPAGRNTAPALTLAALRAQAAHPGADPTLLVMPADHVIADIGAFQRVVATALRVTQNTAAGDAIVTFGIVPTEPATGYGYLKVGGTSAFDPAAFVLDSFVEKPPLEKARDYVASGQYLWNSGLFVVRASVWLRALAALEPAMLAACEASLAGASAVGDDLLPDAKVFATCPSNSIDYAVMEKLAASPALNIRGVVVPLDAGWSDIGAWDSAWAIAPKDDRGNAAIGEAIFEQSNNTYVRTTGPNAPVVACVGIDDAVIVHTPDAILVASKDYAQDVKKIATTLSERSDSRAQLHRRVERPWGWYDSLGSAPPEGSALAYQVKHLGVYPGQAISLQLHHKRAEHWVIIKGTATITLGERVQAYKAGEHVHIPVGTVHRIANETDDPVEFIEVQMGSYLGEDDIVRLEDRYQRT
- the trxA gene encoding thioredoxin, with translation MTSSPHIFEVTVENFEADVIAASDQTPIVLDFWAPWCGPCKTLTPILEKLAAEYGGRFRLAKVNSDEQQEIAGMFGIRSIPTVIALKGQKPVSAFQGAQPESAVRQFLDKIVPSESDERLGKAVAKLDAGDINGAVDELKVALAINPQLDAARVMLADVAMRDNRIDEAKAYLEACSPMTRMEEDFQRVATKILAAEEAGNSPEAAALKARIDKDANDHDARYHLAAVYAAQNQYEPAFQTLLESVQLDRAWNEQAAKKRMVEYFSLANEQPELVRRYRQALAATLN